The following coding sequences lie in one Variovorax terrae genomic window:
- a CDS encoding LysR family transcriptional regulator: protein MPAPSADLSLLLRVRPRQLMLLALLDTQRNLGRAAAAMNISQPAATKLLLQLEDALDERLFERLARGMEPTAYGEVLIRYAKRVLTDFGGAREEMQALRSGLHGALRIGSVPGAVPELLTPALIEYRRRHPQVAVSVVVETSDVMLAQLGRGDVDLMLGRLTDGHSAEEFSCIPLLDELQVVVVGAGHPVLERASVTLEDMAQWSWVLQPPGSPQRVRFEAALREAGIHARLNITETASTIVTTALLEASDMAAVMPASLAAHYARLGVLRVLPLELPVRVPPVCLITRVDRALAPVAIHFRRLLAGEA from the coding sequence ATGCCCGCCCCCTCCGCCGACCTGTCCCTGCTGCTGCGCGTCCGCCCGCGCCAGCTGATGCTGCTGGCACTGCTGGACACGCAGCGCAACCTCGGGCGCGCCGCCGCGGCCATGAACATCAGCCAGCCGGCCGCCACCAAGCTGCTGCTGCAGCTCGAGGACGCGCTGGATGAGCGCCTGTTCGAGCGGCTGGCGCGCGGCATGGAGCCCACGGCCTACGGCGAGGTGCTGATCCGCTACGCCAAGCGCGTGCTGACGGACTTTGGCGGCGCACGCGAGGAGATGCAGGCGCTGCGCTCCGGCCTGCACGGCGCCCTGCGCATCGGCAGCGTGCCGGGCGCCGTGCCCGAACTGCTCACCCCTGCGCTGATCGAGTACCGGCGGCGCCATCCGCAGGTGGCGGTCTCGGTGGTGGTGGAGACCAGCGACGTGATGCTCGCGCAACTGGGCCGCGGCGACGTGGACCTGATGCTGGGCCGGCTCACCGACGGCCACAGCGCCGAGGAGTTCTCCTGCATCCCGCTGCTCGACGAACTGCAGGTGGTGGTGGTCGGGGCCGGCCACCCCGTGCTGGAGCGCGCCTCGGTCACGCTGGAAGACATGGCGCAGTGGTCGTGGGTGTTGCAGCCGCCGGGATCGCCGCAGCGCGTGCGCTTCGAGGCCGCGCTGCGCGAAGCCGGCATCCACGCGCGGCTCAACATCACCGAGACGGCGTCCACCATCGTGACCACCGCCCTGCTCGAAGCCTCGGACATGGCGGCCGTGATGCCGGCCTCGCTGGCCGCGCACTACGCCCGCCTGGGCGTGCTGCGCGTGCTGCCGCTGGAACTGCCGGTGCGCGTGCCGCCGGTCTGCCTGATCACCCGGGTCGACCGCGCGCTTGCGCCGGTCGCCATCCACTTCAGGCGGCTGCTCGCCGGCGAGGCCTGA
- a CDS encoding Bug family tripartite tricarboxylate transporter substrate binding protein produces MVSFARLQRRAWFACMLAGFGLAAQAQSPSPADKPVRIMVGASPGGGTDILARVLAEKFAGGLRQPVVVENRPGASNTIAADMTAHAQADGSTLLLATNTGQAVAPHLLKLKYDPLKDLQPIGLVAVMPNVLVVSASGPYKTVRQLAQAMAEKPGSFKYASSGVGSTQHIGGEAFNLSTGLKSIHVPYKGSSAAHIDIIAGEVDMMFDSTSSAMGQIKGGKFRALAVTSPRRSAELPDTPTLAEEGVRGADVSTWYGLFTTAGAPKAAVERLSAELTRTLRLPEVQARIKDLGGEISILTVEQFADMNKAEYERYGRLVREAGIKAE; encoded by the coding sequence ATGGTTTCATTTGCGCGGCTTCAACGGCGGGCCTGGTTTGCCTGCATGCTGGCCGGCTTCGGCCTGGCGGCGCAGGCCCAATCCCCATCCCCGGCGGACAAGCCCGTGCGCATCATGGTCGGGGCCTCGCCCGGCGGCGGCACCGACATCCTCGCGCGCGTGCTGGCCGAGAAGTTCGCGGGCGGGCTGCGGCAGCCCGTGGTGGTGGAAAACCGGCCCGGTGCTTCCAACACCATCGCGGCCGACATGACGGCCCACGCGCAGGCCGACGGTTCGACGCTGCTGCTGGCCACCAACACCGGGCAAGCGGTGGCGCCGCACCTGCTCAAGCTCAAGTACGACCCGCTCAAGGACCTGCAGCCGATCGGCCTGGTGGCGGTGATGCCGAACGTGCTCGTGGTCTCGGCCAGCGGGCCCTACAAGACAGTGCGCCAGTTGGCGCAGGCGATGGCCGAGAAGCCGGGCTCCTTCAAGTACGCCTCCTCGGGCGTGGGCAGCACGCAGCACATCGGCGGCGAGGCTTTCAACCTCAGCACCGGGCTGAAGTCGATCCACGTGCCCTACAAGGGCAGCAGCGCCGCGCACATCGACATCATCGCGGGCGAGGTGGACATGATGTTCGACTCCACCTCGTCGGCCATGGGGCAGATCAAGGGCGGCAAGTTCCGGGCGCTCGCGGTGACCTCGCCCCGGCGCTCCGCCGAGCTGCCGGACACGCCGACGCTGGCCGAGGAGGGCGTGCGCGGCGCCGATGTGTCCACCTGGTACGGCCTGTTCACGACGGCCGGCGCCCCGAAGGCCGCCGTCGAGCGCCTGAGCGCCGAGCTCACGCGCACGCTCAGGCTGCCCGAGGTCCAGGCCCGCATCAAGGACCTGGGCGGCGAGATCAGCATCCTGACGGTGGAGCAGTTCGCCGACATGAACAAGGCCGAGTACGAGCGCTACGGCAGGCTCGTGCGCGAAGCCGGCATCAAGGCCGAATGA
- a CDS encoding ABC transporter substrate-binding protein — MQNITFNRRTFASLAALGAAAVAVPALRAQPKLEKSKIAIAVGGKAAFYYLPLTISEQLGYFKAEGLDVEISDFSGGARALQAVVGGSADVCSGAFEHTINLQSKNQFFQAFVLQGRAPQIALGISTKAMPNYKTLADLKGKKIGVSAPGSSTNMVANLVLSRAGLKASDVSYIGVGTAAGALAALRSGQIDAMSNTDPVMTMLEQKGDVKIVSDTRTLKGTLDVFGGSMPAACLYASTEFIQKNPNTCQALANAIVHGLKWLQTAGPSDIIKTVPESYLLGDRALYLASFNKVREAIALDGLVPDDGPKTALKALASFDNTVKADKIDLAKTYTNEFARRAKEKFKA, encoded by the coding sequence ATGCAAAACATAACCTTCAATCGCAGGACGTTCGCATCGCTGGCCGCGCTCGGTGCCGCAGCCGTGGCCGTGCCCGCCTTGCGCGCGCAGCCCAAGCTCGAAAAAAGCAAGATCGCCATCGCCGTGGGCGGCAAGGCCGCGTTCTACTACCTGCCCCTCACCATCTCCGAACAGCTTGGCTATTTCAAGGCCGAGGGCCTCGATGTGGAGATCAGCGATTTCTCCGGCGGCGCGCGCGCGTTGCAGGCCGTGGTGGGCGGCTCGGCCGACGTCTGCTCGGGCGCGTTCGAGCACACCATCAACCTGCAGAGCAAGAACCAGTTCTTCCAGGCCTTCGTGCTGCAGGGCCGCGCGCCGCAGATCGCCCTGGGCATCTCCACCAAGGCCATGCCCAACTACAAGACGCTGGCCGATCTCAAGGGCAAGAAGATCGGCGTGTCGGCCCCTGGCTCGTCCACCAACATGGTGGCCAACCTCGTGCTGTCGCGCGCCGGCCTCAAGGCCAGCGACGTGAGCTACATCGGCGTCGGCACCGCCGCCGGTGCGCTGGCCGCGCTGCGCTCGGGCCAGATCGACGCCATGAGCAACACCGACCCGGTGATGACCATGCTCGAACAGAAGGGCGACGTGAAGATCGTCAGCGACACGCGCACGCTCAAGGGCACGCTCGACGTGTTCGGCGGCTCCATGCCGGCGGCCTGCCTGTACGCCTCGACCGAGTTCATCCAGAAGAACCCCAACACCTGCCAGGCGCTGGCCAATGCCATCGTGCACGGCCTCAAGTGGCTGCAGACCGCCGGTCCGAGCGACATCATCAAGACCGTGCCCGAGTCCTACCTGCTGGGTGACCGCGCGCTGTACCTGGCCTCGTTCAACAAGGTGCGCGAGGCGATTGCGCTGGACGGCCTGGTGCCCGACGATGGCCCCAAGACCGCGCTCAAGGCGCTGGCCAGCTTCGACAACACGGTCAAGGCCGACAAGATCGACCTGGCCAAGACCTACACCAACGAATTCGCCCGCCGCGCCAAAGAGAAATTCAAGGCCTGA
- a CDS encoding ABC transporter permease, whose protein sequence is MWRALRLSDKNLRFWQVALLILILLAWHVASRNQQVAFFMGEPIKVAGRIWSWFLPFGFGESLLFPDGLPGNADIYLHLGVTLLETVLAFVIGTVLGLACGLWLALTPTASALLDPYIKAANSMPRVILAPIFALWFGLGIWSKVALAVTLVFFIVFFNVYQGVKEVSPVVLANARMLGANQSQLLRTVYLPSATSWVFSSLHTSVGLAFVGAVVGEYLGSARGVGYLILQAEGTFDVNTVFAGIVVLTAFALVLDGIVGKLEKRLMKWQPRQGETEKL, encoded by the coding sequence ATGTGGCGCGCCCTCAGGCTTTCCGACAAGAACCTGCGTTTCTGGCAGGTGGCCCTGCTGATCTTGATCCTGCTGGCCTGGCATGTCGCCTCGCGCAACCAGCAGGTCGCGTTCTTCATGGGCGAGCCGATCAAGGTGGCCGGCCGCATCTGGTCGTGGTTCCTGCCGTTCGGCTTCGGCGAGAGCCTGCTGTTTCCCGACGGCCTGCCGGGCAATGCCGACATCTACCTGCACCTGGGCGTGACGCTGCTGGAAACCGTGCTGGCCTTCGTGATCGGCACCGTGCTGGGCCTGGCCTGCGGCCTGTGGCTGGCGCTCACGCCCACGGCCAGCGCGCTGCTGGACCCCTACATCAAGGCCGCGAATTCGATGCCGCGCGTGATCCTCGCGCCGATCTTCGCGCTGTGGTTCGGCCTGGGCATCTGGAGCAAGGTGGCGCTGGCGGTGACGCTGGTGTTTTTCATCGTGTTCTTCAACGTCTACCAGGGCGTGAAGGAGGTCAGCCCGGTGGTGCTGGCCAATGCCCGCATGCTGGGCGCCAACCAGAGCCAGCTGCTGCGCACGGTCTACCTGCCCAGCGCCACGAGCTGGGTGTTCTCCAGCCTGCACACCTCGGTGGGCCTGGCGTTCGTGGGGGCGGTGGTGGGCGAGTACCTGGGCTCGGCGCGCGGCGTGGGCTACCTGATCCTGCAGGCCGAGGGCACCTTCGACGTCAACACCGTGTTCGCCGGCATCGTGGTGCTGACCGCCTTTGCGCTGGTGCTCGACGGCATCGTCGGCAAGCTCGAAAAACGGCTCATGAAGTGGCAGCCCCGGCAGGGCGAGACCGAAAAGCTCTGA